One part of the Vicia villosa cultivar HV-30 ecotype Madison, WI linkage group LG6, Vvil1.0, whole genome shotgun sequence genome encodes these proteins:
- the LOC131609223 gene encoding wound-induced basic protein, whose product MIYDVNSPLFRSFLSQKGGSSDKRKNEEQKPKEQRFKANENKPVMTE is encoded by the exons ATGATTTACGACGTTAACTCCCCTCTTTTTCGATCCTTCCTCAGCCAGAAGGGAGGCTCCTCAGACAAGAG gaaaaaCGAGGAGCAGAAGCCTAAAGAACAAAGATTCAAAGCCAACGAGAACAAGCCTGTTATGACAGAGTGA